The Synechococcales cyanobacterium T60_A2020_003 genome has a window encoding:
- the ndhL gene encoding NAD(P)H-quinone oxidoreductase subunit L produces MTIALLLYVVLGGTYLLVMPALTIFYLKQRWYVASSIERLIMYFFVFLFFPGILALSPVVNFRPQPRQLS; encoded by the coding sequence ATGACTATCGCACTTCTTCTATACGTCGTATTGGGTGGTACATATCTCCTGGTGATGCCCGCCCTCACCATCTTCTATCTCAAGCAACGCTGGTATGTTGCGAGTTCGATTGAGCGACTCATCATGTATTTCTTCGTGTTTTTGTTCTTCCCTGGAATCTTAGCGCTATCTCCGGTGGTGAACTTTAGACCGCAGCCCCGCCAACTCAGCTAG